ACTGGCAAATTTTGGGTTTTCCGCGGCAGCCTGTTTGGCTTTTTCCGCCAGCTCAGTTCTAATTCGACTTTTTTCAATATCCAGATCGTTCATTTTTCCCGGAATATCACCTTGCAAAATAGCAGTCACTACCCGCCGTACCTTGCTGATATCACTGTACTTTCTGAGCAAAATCACCTCCAGTTCTTCAAGGCCATTCACATAGGTTTTGGTTCTGGAAAAACGCTCCACCTCTGCTCTATGAACCAGCAGCTTTCGTAAAACATCTTTCAGAAAATCCTGAAAATAGGCCGTCCCTTTTTCTAACCTTTCTACCAGTTTGCTCTGATCATTTTGCTGTAAAAGCAGCCGGAGCTGATTGCCAAATCTGTAAGCTGTATTCTGCTGTCCTGCTACCAAAGTAGTCATGTCCTTCACGGCCACCTGCATTTCAGGATCTTCAAACTCCATGGTACTATCATGCTTACGCTGAAAGCCCTGCAGTTCAGATAAAAGAGACTGCAAGTCAAAACTCCCGTCCAAAAGTGAAGTTATATAGTTTTGCTGGAATACTTTCAGCTGCTCCTCCAACTTGGACTGGGTATTCGCGGCTTCCACAAATGCCGTCACCTGTCCGTCTGATTGCAAGGCCGTCGGATGGATTTTGGTCAATAAGGTGAGGCCTTCTAGACTTCTTAACCGGCTCAAAGCCACATATACCTGTCCGGGCGCAAAAGCGCTGCCTACATCTATCACTGCCTTGTCAAAGGTCAATCCTTGGCTTTTGTGAACGGTCACCGCCCAAGCGGTTTTGATGGGATATTGACTGAAAGTTCCGATCACTTCTTCGTCCAGTTCCTTGGTTTCAGCATTGATGACGTATTTTTTATTTTCCCAAAGCTCCTTTTTCAGCACATATTCAAAACTCCCTCCATCTAGCTTCACACGAATGTCATCTTCGTCTAGAGCGATTACTTTCGCCAACTTACCATTGTAGTAATCCCCATTTCCTGATGAATCATTTTTGATAAACATCACTTGCGCCCCTACTCTTAACTCTAGGGTTTTGGGCAAAGGATATAGATTTTCCGGAAAATCATTTTCCACCTCTGCTTCATAATACATGGAGTCTCCAGGGAGGGCCAATAGTTTTTCCCTATTGATTTGGTCTGCCTTATAATTATGCGTAGTGATGGTGATGCAATCCTCCAAGTTCTTCAGTTCATCCTGAGTCTTGAAGTGCCGGTTGAGCAGTCGGATATCCTCGTCCTGTACTTTATTTTC
This genomic window from Algoriphagus sp. TR-M9 contains:
- a CDS encoding helix-turn-helix domain-containing protein; translated protein: MGNQVTDKLELAAKFVNNTGAPIFLTGKAGTGKTTFLKSLAQQTHKTHLVVAPTGIAALNAGGVTIHSQFQLPLGFFLPSREPEGNFTDQYGCFTQHTLGRRHPISGFRRSVLRSVELLVIDEVSMLRADVLDAIDYRLRSVKRNFQEAFGGVQVLMIGDLFQLPPIVRDQEWQVLSRFYPGMHFFEARVLRETGLVYLELDKIFRQQDEDFISVLNHLRENKVQDEDIRLLNRHFKTQDELKNLEDCITITTHNYKADQINREKLLALPGDSMYYEAEVENDFPENLYPLPKTLELRVGAQVMFIKNDSSGNGDYYNGKLAKVIALDEDDIRVKLDGGSFEYVLKKELWENKKYVINAETKELDEEVIGTFSQYPIKTAWAVTVHKSQGLTFDKAVIDVGSAFAPGQVYVALSRLRSLEGLTLLTKIHPTALQSDGQVTAFVEAANTQSKLEEQLKVFQQNYITSLLDGSFDLQSLLSELQGFQRKHDSTMEFEDPEMQVAVKDMTTLVAGQQNTAYRFGNQLRLLLQQNDQSKLVERLEKGTAYFQDFLKDVLRKLLVHRAEVERFSRTKTYVNGLEELEVILLRKYSDISKVRRVVTAILQGDIPGKMNDLDIEKSRIRTELAEKAKQAAAENPKFASTKTGRKKSGKANLKRKVGETYEITYGMIHAGKSIGDIVVERGLAESTIKGHLVKGIAAGKVELEDCLPQEVIFEINSEIENKKSPQELRIHFEDKYDYNTIRMVLVGRKD